From a single Aggregatilinea lenta genomic region:
- the polA gene encoding DNA polymerase I, with the protein MDRPVLVLIDGHALAYRQFFALPIQGFSTRSGEPTNAVYGFARTLIDILNEHPVYLAVAFDRGMSGRDELFEEYKGTREKMPDEMRTQMARIRELIQAFNIPILELEGYEADDVLGSIAPQAESEGCSVRIITGDRDLLQLITDCTSVQLPGKRQGDAQIYDVDRFHEEYDGLEPLQLVDLKGLMGDNSDNIPGVKGIGQKGAQKLIKAYGSVANLYDHLDEIKGSTHDKLEASRDLAFLSRELARIRTDVPVTIALPSCVAHDYEYDKVEALFRALEFRSLIDHLPGAPRHTEASGPVQQLSMFEVAQAPQETVPEEAPVPFAIVDDDEKLAVLVARLNAAEAITFDVETTSIDRMLGDLVGISLSVDGGEGYYLPVGHIATNAPHSTEVTQPDLVEGHTPKQIPLKQVMDAIRPAMTNPAIPKYAHNASYDLVMMRRYGIDVQPITFDTMVAEWVCDPTSRNLGLKNLAWVRTGVRMTEISDLIGTGKNQITMDRVPVERAAPYAAADAVLTHRLVDLLKPELEERNAWTLFSEIEMPLVPVIADMEMNGVLLDVDYLRALSKDLGERLATIADEIYALSDGPFNIGSPKQLNEILFDRLKLPTEGLRKTTHGLSTAADVLDSLRDAHPIVERILAWRELSKLQSTYVDALPTLINPNTGRVHTHFNQTGTATGRVSSIDPNLQNIPVRTEEGRRVRHAFITPEGCSLLAVDYSQVELRILAHYSQDEALLQAFRNGVDIHRATAAAVYSVPLNSVTYEQRSFAKSVNFGLMYGMGAFRLARDSELTLAEAEDFITNYFQQFPGVRKYLDQSLEHARQRGYVETLLGRRRYFPVLKDQGGKPSRTPAYQRAEREAINMPVQGTAADIIKIAMIDLSQALKDGGFQSKMILQVHDELVLEGPDEEMDRVAPLVMDVMESAFTLDAPLRADARIGQNWAEMTPYEREPSR; encoded by the coding sequence ATGGACCGCCCTGTTCTCGTCTTGATCGACGGCCACGCCCTCGCCTATCGCCAGTTCTTCGCCCTGCCCATTCAAGGCTTCAGCACGCGCAGCGGCGAACCGACCAACGCCGTCTATGGCTTCGCGCGCACCCTGATCGACATCCTTAACGAGCACCCGGTCTACCTGGCCGTCGCGTTCGACCGGGGCATGTCGGGCCGCGACGAGCTGTTCGAGGAATACAAAGGCACGCGCGAGAAGATGCCCGACGAGATGCGCACGCAGATGGCGCGCATTCGCGAGCTGATCCAGGCGTTCAACATCCCGATCCTGGAACTGGAAGGCTACGAGGCCGACGACGTGCTCGGCTCCATCGCGCCGCAAGCGGAAAGCGAAGGCTGCTCGGTGCGCATCATCACCGGCGACCGCGACCTGCTGCAATTGATCACCGACTGCACCAGCGTGCAGCTGCCCGGCAAGCGCCAGGGCGACGCGCAGATCTATGACGTGGACCGCTTCCACGAGGAATACGACGGCCTGGAGCCGCTGCAATTGGTCGATCTCAAGGGACTGATGGGCGACAACTCCGACAACATCCCCGGCGTGAAGGGCATCGGGCAGAAGGGCGCGCAGAAGCTGATCAAAGCCTACGGCTCGGTGGCGAACCTCTACGACCACCTGGACGAAATCAAAGGCTCCACGCACGACAAGCTCGAAGCCTCACGGGATCTGGCCTTTCTCTCGCGCGAGCTGGCGCGCATCCGCACCGACGTGCCGGTGACCATCGCGCTGCCGTCCTGCGTCGCGCACGATTACGAGTACGACAAGGTCGAGGCGCTGTTCCGCGCGCTGGAATTCCGCTCGTTGATCGACCACCTGCCCGGCGCGCCGAGACACACCGAGGCCAGCGGCCCGGTCCAGCAGCTCTCGATGTTCGAGGTCGCGCAGGCCCCGCAGGAGACCGTGCCGGAAGAAGCGCCGGTCCCCTTCGCCATCGTGGACGACGACGAGAAGCTGGCGGTGCTGGTCGCGCGGCTGAACGCGGCGGAGGCGATCACGTTTGACGTGGAGACGACCTCCATCGACCGCATGTTGGGCGATCTGGTCGGGATCTCGCTCTCCGTGGACGGCGGCGAGGGCTACTACCTCCCGGTGGGGCACATCGCCACCAACGCGCCCCACTCCACCGAGGTCACGCAGCCGGATCTGGTCGAGGGCCACACGCCGAAGCAGATCCCGCTCAAACAGGTGATGGACGCGATCCGCCCGGCCATGACCAACCCGGCCATCCCCAAGTACGCGCACAACGCGTCCTACGACCTCGTCATGATGCGCCGCTACGGGATCGACGTACAGCCGATCACCTTCGACACGATGGTCGCGGAATGGGTCTGCGACCCCACCAGCCGCAACCTGGGCCTGAAGAACCTCGCCTGGGTGCGTACCGGCGTGCGCATGACCGAGATCAGTGACCTGATCGGCACGGGCAAGAATCAGATCACGATGGACCGCGTGCCCGTCGAGCGCGCCGCGCCCTACGCCGCCGCCGACGCCGTGCTGACGCACCGGCTGGTCGATTTGTTGAAGCCGGAGCTGGAGGAGCGCAACGCCTGGACCCTGTTCAGCGAGATCGAGATGCCGCTGGTGCCGGTCATCGCGGACATGGAAATGAACGGCGTGCTGCTCGACGTGGATTACCTGCGCGCCCTCAGCAAGGACCTGGGCGAGCGGCTGGCGACCATCGCGGACGAGATTTACGCGCTCAGCGACGGACCCTTCAACATCGGCAGCCCCAAGCAGCTCAACGAAATCCTCTTCGACCGGCTGAAGCTGCCCACCGAGGGCCTGCGCAAGACCACGCACGGCCTCAGCACCGCCGCCGACGTGCTCGACAGCCTGCGCGACGCGCACCCGATCGTGGAGCGCATCCTGGCGTGGCGCGAGCTGAGCAAGCTGCAAAGCACCTACGTGGACGCGCTGCCCACCCTGATCAACCCGAACACCGGGCGCGTCCACACGCACTTCAACCAGACCGGCACGGCCACCGGGCGCGTATCGTCCATCGACCCCAACCTGCAGAATATCCCCGTGCGCACCGAGGAGGGCCGCCGCGTGCGCCACGCCTTCATCACGCCGGAGGGGTGCAGCCTGCTGGCCGTGGACTACAGCCAGGTCGAACTGCGCATCCTGGCCCATTACAGCCAGGACGAAGCGCTGCTGCAAGCCTTCCGCAACGGCGTGGACATTCACCGCGCGACGGCGGCGGCGGTCTACAGCGTGCCGCTCAACTCGGTGACGTACGAGCAGCGCAGCTTCGCCAAATCGGTGAACTTCGGGCTGATGTACGGCATGGGCGCGTTCCGGCTGGCGCGTGACAGCGAACTCACCCTGGCCGAAGCGGAAGACTTCATCACCAACTATTTCCAGCAGTTCCCCGGCGTGCGCAAGTACCTCGACCAATCGCTGGAACACGCCCGCCAGCGCGGCTACGTCGAGACGCTGCTGGGGCGGCGGCGCTACTTCCCCGTGCTCAAGGACCAGGGCGGCAAGCCCTCGCGCACGCCCGCCTACCAGCGCGCCGAACGCGAAGCGATCAACATGCCGGTGCAGGGCACGGCGGCGGACATCATCAAGATCGCCATGATCGATCTGTCCCAGGCGTTGAAGGACGGCGGCTTCCAGTCCAAGATGATCCTCCAGGTGCACGACGAATTGGTGCTCGAAGGCCCGGACGAGGAAATGGACCGCGTCGCGCCGCTGGTAATGGACGTGATGGAGTCGGCTTTCACGCTCGACGCGCCGCTGCGCGCCGACGCCCGCATCGGGCAGAACTGGGCGGAGATGACGCCCTACGAGCGCGAGCCATCCCGGTAG
- a CDS encoding DJ-1/PfpI family protein, which yields MARNVLVTLFDDVDTLDFCGPLEVFAITGQRATGLVPFAVTTVAERRSPPITTRSGLWITPYYSFADAVQADILIIPGGLGARHERKNPQMLSFIREQAKNAEIVLSICTGALLLGATGLLDGLTATTHHGALDELATIAPACTVVGGPRYVDNGKVITSAGITAGLDTALYVVQRLLGVATARETASHMEFVWEPIEQHP from the coding sequence ATGGCTAGAAATGTTCTGGTCACCCTATTTGACGACGTTGACACCCTGGACTTTTGCGGTCCCCTTGAGGTGTTTGCCATCACCGGACAGCGCGCGACGGGGCTGGTGCCCTTCGCGGTAACCACCGTCGCCGAGCGGCGCTCCCCGCCGATCACCACACGCAGCGGTCTGTGGATTACGCCCTACTACAGCTTTGCCGACGCCGTTCAGGCCGACATCCTGATCATCCCCGGCGGGCTGGGCGCGCGCCACGAGCGCAAGAATCCGCAGATGCTCAGCTTCATCCGCGAGCAGGCCAAAAACGCCGAGATCGTGCTGTCGATCTGCACCGGCGCACTGCTCCTGGGCGCGACGGGTCTGCTCGATGGGCTGACGGCCACCACGCATCACGGCGCGCTCGACGAGCTGGCGACCATCGCCCCCGCCTGCACGGTGGTGGGTGGCCCGCGCTATGTGGACAACGGCAAGGTGATCACCTCGGCAGGCATCACCGCCGGGCTGGACACGGCACTGTACGTCGTGCAGCGGCTGTTGGGGGTCGCCACCGCGCGCGAAACGGCTTCGCACATGGAATTTGTCTGGGAGCCAATCGAGCAACACCCGTAA
- a CDS encoding peptide ABC transporter substrate-binding protein, with protein sequence MLKIKKQALPTILVLMSMVLALVPTGFALANNVDFTLTSVMQAAEPVTYYVTDSAQISSLDPARATDEVSITAIENLFLGLTDSDPTTPGNINPELATSWETSEDGLTWTFTLRDDVPWVRWDPVSDEGEVLRNVTAQDFVYGIQRACDPRIADLYGAVAASVIAGCDEIHTKDITEVTDADYDLVQVEALDDTTLAITLQFPAGFFFSMTTMWMLRPVPQEIIQEYGDDWTELGNLTTNGPFVLDEWVRGVRRVYATNPYLPEDLRGPGNVERVVVTIVEDAGTTLALYQDNQVDRSGVPAAEVQSILSDPDYQDQLSQVSDLVVYYFAFAYDKEPFGDVHARRAFSAAVDRNAFIQEIVQGRGVPMIHLTPPGMVGAPPINEVGVGYDPEFAAAEMEAAGFPGCEGFPNIEIVTYQGAGTWAEFLAASVERELGCDPNVFTIEEQEFSVLLEATDPDNASEDRPNMWTLGWGPDYPDANNWVFDAGLLACEAENSVKRPCTEIDDLIAQAAEESDQAVRAELYYRVEEMAFGPEGEYPIIPLYMRTVYQLTKSWVTGPLDTDGVIGGAHYDWRTIDQESQLAARSGS encoded by the coding sequence ATGCTTAAAATCAAGAAGCAGGCACTCCCTACCATTCTCGTTTTGATGAGCATGGTTTTGGCGCTCGTGCCAACCGGATTTGCCCTCGCGAATAATGTGGACTTCACGCTGACCAGCGTGATGCAGGCCGCCGAGCCTGTAACTTACTACGTGACCGACAGCGCGCAGATCAGCTCGCTGGACCCGGCCCGCGCGACCGACGAAGTGTCGATCACCGCGATCGAAAACCTGTTCCTGGGCCTGACGGACTCTGACCCGACGACCCCCGGCAACATCAACCCCGAGCTGGCCACCAGTTGGGAAACCAGCGAAGACGGCCTGACCTGGACGTTCACCCTGCGCGACGACGTGCCGTGGGTGCGTTGGGACCCGGTGAGCGACGAAGGTGAAGTGCTGCGCAACGTGACCGCGCAGGACTTCGTCTACGGCATCCAGCGTGCGTGCGACCCGCGTATTGCGGACCTGTACGGCGCCGTGGCAGCCTCCGTTATCGCGGGCTGCGATGAAATCCACACCAAGGACATCACCGAAGTGACCGACGCCGACTACGACCTCGTTCAGGTCGAAGCCCTCGACGACACGACGCTGGCGATCACCCTGCAGTTCCCGGCGGGCTTCTTCTTCAGCATGACCACCATGTGGATGCTGCGCCCGGTTCCGCAGGAAATCATCCAGGAATACGGCGACGACTGGACCGAGCTGGGTAACCTGACCACCAACGGCCCGTTCGTGCTGGACGAGTGGGTGCGCGGCGTGCGCCGTGTGTATGCCACCAACCCGTACCTTCCCGAAGATCTGCGCGGCCCCGGTAACGTGGAACGCGTCGTCGTGACCATCGTGGAAGACGCCGGTACGACCCTGGCCCTGTACCAGGACAATCAGGTGGACCGCTCTGGCGTGCCCGCCGCCGAAGTGCAGTCGATCCTCAGCGATCCGGACTACCAGGACCAGCTGAGCCAGGTCTCCGACCTCGTGGTGTACTACTTCGCGTTCGCGTACGACAAGGAACCGTTCGGTGACGTTCATGCTCGCCGCGCGTTCTCCGCAGCCGTCGACCGCAACGCCTTCATCCAGGAGATCGTCCAGGGCCGTGGTGTCCCGATGATCCACCTGACCCCGCCCGGCATGGTGGGCGCGCCGCCCATCAACGAAGTGGGTGTTGGCTACGATCCTGAGTTCGCCGCCGCCGAAATGGAAGCAGCGGGTTTCCCGGGCTGCGAAGGCTTCCCGAACATCGAGATCGTGACCTACCAGGGCGCTGGCACCTGGGCCGAGTTCCTGGCCGCGTCGGTTGAGCGCGAACTGGGCTGCGACCCGAACGTCTTCACCATCGAAGAACAGGAATTCTCGGTGCTGCTCGAGGCCACGGACCCGGACAACGCTTCCGAAGATCGTCCCAACATGTGGACGCTCGGTTGGGGCCCCGACTATCCTGACGCCAACAACTGGGTCTTCGACGCTGGCCTGCTGGCCTGCGAAGCGGAAAACAGCGTGAAGCGTCCCTGCACCGAGATCGACGACCTGATCGCTCAGGCTGCCGAGGAATCGGATCAGGCTGTCCGCGCCGAGCTGTACTACCGCGTCGAGGAAATGGCCTTCGGTCCTGAGGGCGAATACCCGATCATCCCGCTCTACATGCGTACGGTCTATCAGCTCACCAAGTCGTGGGTCACCGGCCCGCTGGACACCGACGGTGTCATCGGCGGCGCGCACTACGACTGGCGTACGATCGACCAGGAATCGCAGTTGGCGGCTCGCTCCGGGTCGTAA
- the argF gene encoding ornithine carbamoyltransferase, translating to MKHFLELADWTSSDLWDMLQLAVDLKEEWRDGGNEPILKGKALGMIFQKPSLRTRVSFEMGMVHLGGYALYLSPQEIGLGKRESIADIARVMGGYVDIVMARTFAHDHVLELAKWSPVPIINGLTDYNHPCQGMADLLTIYEEFDRLQGLHLAYVGDSNNVATSLLMGAAQFGMKMTIGSPEGYQLGQDVIAAAREIAHDGFSIEMTTDPVAAVEGADVVYTDTWTSMGQEEELEKRKQIFPPFQVNDALLSHAADHVIVMHCLPAHRGDEITDEVADGPHSRLFPQAENRMHAQKAIMATLLRDAGKSSKKKDEKDKKKHKK from the coding sequence GTGAAACACTTTCTCGAACTGGCTGATTGGACTTCATCGGACCTGTGGGATATGCTGCAGCTGGCCGTCGACCTCAAAGAGGAATGGCGCGACGGCGGCAATGAGCCTATTCTGAAGGGGAAGGCGCTGGGCATGATCTTCCAGAAGCCGTCCCTGCGCACCCGCGTGAGCTTCGAGATGGGCATGGTCCACCTCGGCGGCTATGCGCTCTATCTCAGCCCGCAGGAAATTGGCCTGGGCAAACGCGAGAGCATCGCCGACATCGCCCGCGTGATGGGCGGCTATGTCGACATCGTTATGGCGCGCACCTTCGCGCACGATCACGTCCTTGAGCTGGCGAAGTGGAGTCCCGTCCCGATCATCAACGGCCTGACCGACTACAACCATCCCTGCCAGGGCATGGCCGACCTGCTGACCATCTACGAAGAATTCGACCGTCTGCAAGGGCTGCACCTCGCCTACGTCGGCGACAGCAACAACGTGGCGACCAGCCTGTTGATGGGCGCGGCCCAGTTCGGTATGAAGATGACCATCGGCAGCCCCGAAGGCTACCAGCTTGGCCAGGACGTCATCGCCGCCGCGCGCGAAATCGCGCATGACGGGTTCAGCATCGAGATGACGACCGATCCCGTGGCCGCCGTCGAAGGCGCGGACGTGGTCTACACCGACACCTGGACCAGCATGGGCCAGGAAGAGGAACTCGAAAAGCGCAAGCAAATCTTCCCACCCTTCCAGGTCAACGACGCGCTGCTGAGCCACGCCGCCGATCACGTCATCGTCATGCACTGCCTGCCCGCGCATCGCGGCGACGAGATCACTGACGAAGTCGCAGACGGCCCGCACTCGCGGCTGTTCCCGCAGGCCGAAAACCGGATGCACGCGCAGAAAGCCATCATGGCGACACTGCTCCGCGACGCCGGCAAATCGTCTAAGAAAAAGGATGAGAAAGACAAAAAGAAGCACAAGAAATAA
- a CDS encoding tetratricopeptide repeat protein, whose translation MPGNRPLYEQVMNMGHSAAWDQQWDKAIAAYGRAVQEFPDDPAAHNSLGLALLQARRLEDALKVYTRAHQLAPEDPIPLEKSADVLERLGRMKEAAQQYINVAEVYLSQRDLEKAIDNWERATHLTSGLAHIHQRLAMAYERTGQRQKSINQYLRLAFDFQSAQRTDIATQAVERALRIDPKNANALNTLQALKNGAPLSPDMLEDSEIDQEPKRQRGFEAAPDKGKATGEQVAAEASPLGPLGEAVENALAALAAYVFDTDMSETGILHAVQGIEYQRQGLVSEAVGAYERAIAAHMSHPALHFNLGVLQLELEHWKEAARHLELTTDDPPLAAGAMHGLSQIYNALGNPRAASFHLVQALRLVDIDMAASPEDADQLSEIYDKLTGGIDQADEQQLRNMNRRFLELLTGPEWKQRVTKTRRQLEEAITLQDPESLINIMPYINDHITEGLNLIDAYVRNGLFNLAMDQAHYMLESAPDYLPLHWRIGQILLERDNIQGAINKYNLVAKTYLVRGDKERATEILQEALKVAPMDTSLHQSLIEVLVEMEKWDQVLSQYVDLADAYYQLADTDSARATYQSAIQLAQRIDTPKDQIVHILHRMGDIDISRLDLRQAMRTYEQIRKLDPEDEQARRALVDLYYRLNDPISAIRELDELLRVYAKQHRANRIIQVLEEEVTRYPGDMALRSRLAAVYRQTGSVPKAVEQLDSLAELQLESGLHGDALVTIRRIISMNPDRLEDYQRLLQQLSG comes from the coding sequence ATGCCTGGCAACCGCCCCCTTTACGAGCAAGTCATGAACATGGGCCACAGCGCGGCCTGGGATCAGCAGTGGGATAAGGCGATCGCCGCTTATGGCCGGGCGGTCCAGGAATTCCCCGACGATCCCGCCGCGCACAACAGCCTCGGGCTGGCGCTGCTGCAAGCGCGCCGCCTGGAGGATGCCCTCAAGGTGTACACCCGCGCCCACCAGCTTGCGCCCGAAGACCCCATTCCGCTCGAAAAAAGCGCCGACGTGCTCGAACGGCTGGGCCGCATGAAAGAAGCGGCGCAGCAGTACATCAACGTCGCAGAAGTGTACCTGTCCCAGCGCGACCTCGAAAAAGCCATCGACAACTGGGAGCGCGCGACACATCTCACCAGCGGACTGGCGCACATTCACCAGCGGTTGGCGATGGCCTACGAGCGCACCGGGCAGCGGCAGAAGTCGATCAACCAGTATCTGCGCCTCGCCTTCGATTTCCAGAGCGCGCAGCGCACCGATATTGCCACGCAGGCCGTCGAGCGCGCCCTGCGCATCGATCCCAAGAATGCCAACGCCCTCAACACACTGCAGGCCCTGAAGAACGGCGCGCCGCTCTCCCCGGATATGCTGGAAGACAGCGAGATCGACCAGGAGCCGAAGCGGCAGCGCGGCTTCGAAGCGGCGCCGGATAAGGGCAAGGCCACCGGCGAACAGGTCGCGGCGGAAGCCAGCCCCCTGGGGCCGCTCGGCGAAGCGGTCGAAAATGCGCTGGCGGCGCTGGCGGCGTACGTTTTCGACACCGACATGAGCGAAACGGGCATTTTGCACGCGGTCCAGGGCATCGAGTACCAGCGGCAGGGTCTGGTGTCCGAGGCGGTCGGCGCGTACGAGCGCGCCATCGCCGCGCACATGAGCCACCCCGCCCTGCACTTCAATCTGGGCGTGCTGCAGCTTGAGTTGGAGCACTGGAAGGAGGCCGCGCGCCATTTGGAGCTGACCACCGACGATCCCCCCCTGGCTGCCGGGGCGATGCACGGTCTCAGCCAGATCTATAACGCGCTCGGCAACCCGCGCGCTGCGTCGTTCCATCTGGTTCAGGCGCTGCGGCTGGTGGACATCGACATGGCTGCCAGCCCCGAGGATGCCGACCAGCTCAGCGAGATTTACGACAAGCTGACCGGCGGCATCGACCAGGCCGACGAGCAGCAGTTGCGCAACATGAACCGCCGCTTCCTGGAGCTGCTCACCGGGCCGGAGTGGAAGCAGCGCGTCACCAAGACGCGCCGCCAGCTCGAAGAAGCCATTACGCTGCAGGACCCCGAATCGCTGATCAACATCATGCCCTACATCAACGACCACATCACCGAGGGCCTGAACCTGATCGACGCCTACGTGCGCAACGGGCTGTTCAACCTGGCGATGGACCAGGCGCATTACATGCTCGAAAGCGCGCCCGATTATCTGCCGCTGCACTGGCGCATCGGCCAGATCCTGCTGGAACGCGACAACATCCAGGGCGCCATCAACAAGTACAACCTCGTCGCCAAGACGTACCTCGTGCGCGGCGACAAAGAGCGCGCCACCGAGATTTTGCAGGAAGCGCTCAAGGTCGCGCCGATGGACACCAGCCTGCACCAGAGCCTGATCGAAGTCCTGGTCGAGATGGAAAAGTGGGATCAGGTGCTCAGCCAGTACGTCGACCTCGCCGACGCCTACTACCAGCTCGCTGACACCGATTCGGCGCGCGCGACGTACCAGTCCGCGATCCAGCTCGCGCAGCGCATCGACACGCCCAAAGACCAGATCGTGCACATCCTGCACCGCATGGGCGACATCGACATCAGCCGCCTGGATCTGCGGCAGGCGATGCGCACCTACGAGCAGATCCGCAAGCTGGACCCCGAAGACGAGCAGGCCCGGCGCGCGCTGGTCGATCTCTATTACCGCCTCAACGACCCGATCTCCGCGATCCGCGAGCTGGACGAGCTGCTGCGCGTCTACGCCAAGCAGCACCGCGCCAACCGGATCATCCAGGTCCTTGAAGAAGAAGTCACGCGTTACCCCGGCGACATGGCGCTGCGCTCGCGGTTGGCGGCGGTCTACCGCCAGACGGGCAGCGTGCCCAAAGCCGTTGAGCAGCTCGACTCGCTGGCCGAGCTTCAGTTGGAGTCCGGGCTGCACGGCGACGCCCTGGTGACGATCCGCCGCATCATCAGCATGAATCCCGACCGCCTCGAAGACTACCAACGGCTGTTGCAGCAGTTAAGCGGCTGA
- the cdaA gene encoding diadenylate cyclase CdaA, producing the protein MRLIWTLETFRWSDVPDVLVVAAIIFAAAMLMRGTQAIPLLRGTIVVLLVIAFFATALDWVAFRWLLNNLITAAAFAIPVIFQPELRRALERVGRAGLGTLFSRAPSFTEHEQIIDAICAAASRLSERRHGALIVLERNDSLDEFIQTGVPLDSDVSPQLFLTVFWPKTELHDGAVIIRNGRVASAASVLPLSSGRNLTDRKLGTRHRAGLGISEVSDALCVIVSEETGRISVANRGRMIRRLDANRLRTILNAFYTSPAAQSESPWASLIARARDELARLRSSDGPDQGRKAA; encoded by the coding sequence ATGCGATTAATCTGGACGCTTGAAACCTTCCGGTGGTCGGACGTGCCCGACGTGCTCGTCGTGGCGGCGATCATCTTCGCTGCCGCCATGCTCATGCGTGGCACGCAGGCTATTCCCCTGCTGCGCGGCACAATCGTGGTGCTGCTGGTCATCGCCTTTTTCGCCACGGCGCTGGACTGGGTGGCGTTCCGCTGGCTGCTGAACAACCTGATCACGGCGGCGGCCTTCGCCATCCCGGTGATCTTCCAGCCAGAGCTGCGCCGCGCGCTGGAGCGCGTGGGCCGCGCGGGCCTGGGCACGCTGTTCAGCCGTGCGCCCTCCTTCACCGAGCACGAACAGATCATCGACGCGATCTGCGCCGCTGCCTCGCGCCTGTCCGAACGGCGGCACGGCGCGCTGATCGTGCTGGAACGCAACGATTCGCTGGACGAGTTCATCCAGACCGGCGTCCCGCTGGACAGCGACGTCAGCCCGCAGTTGTTCCTGACCGTCTTCTGGCCGAAGACCGAGCTGCACGATGGCGCGGTGATCATCCGCAACGGGCGCGTCGCCAGCGCCGCATCGGTGCTGCCCCTGTCGTCCGGGCGCAACCTGACCGACCGCAAGCTCGGCACGCGCCACCGCGCGGGGCTGGGCATCAGCGAGGTGTCGGACGCGCTGTGCGTGATCGTGTCGGAAGAGACGGGCCGCATCTCGGTCGCCAACCGGGGTCGCATGATCCGGCGTCTGGATGCCAACCGTCTGCGCACTATCCTGAATGCGTTCTATACCAGCCCGGCGGCCCAATCCGAAAGTCCGTGGGCGTCGTTAATCGCCCGCGCGCGCGACGAGCTGGCGCGGCTGCGCAGCAGCGACGGGCCGGATCAGGGACGCAAGGCGGCGTAA